The Porites lutea chromosome 4, jaPorLute2.1, whole genome shotgun sequence genome contains a region encoding:
- the LOC140932848 gene encoding uncharacterized protein produces the protein MAGEVIPKLEQVLEKLENLERYVKAVDEKVSNLQAKVDCFEAFKNKTEKKIKELEEGLDFANTERESFKEKFDKLKCEINQLRDKKLYMEVYQRRENLRFFGIKEEADMEEDAREVLVGFLKTELGMENADQIEFQRVHRVGKRVSSSGKPRQIIARFLKYPQREEVMSNARKLKGKNFGISPDLPSEILERRKKKMKQFKQAKKDGKTAFFSRAEPDKLFIDGVEM, from the coding sequence ATGGCGGGGGAAGTTATCCCGAAACTTGAACAAGTGTTGGAAAAACTTGAGAATTTGGAACGGTATGTAAAAGCAGTTGATGAAAAAGTTAGTAATTTGCAGGCAAAGGTGGATTGTTTCGAggctttcaaaaacaaaacagaaaaaaagatcaaagaacTGGAAGAAGGATTGGATTTTGCGAACACGGAACGCGAGTCtttcaaggagaaatttgacaagCTGAAATGCGAAATTAATCAGCTCCGGGACAAGAAACTATACATGGAAGTTTATCAGCGGCGGGAAAATCTTCGGTTTTTCGGAATTAAAGAAGAAGCCGATATGGAGGAGGATGCGAGAGAGGTTTTGGTTGGATTCCTTAAAACAGAGCTTGGTATGGAAAATGCAGACCAAATCGAATTCCAAAGGGTCCATCGTGTTGGAAAGCGTGTTTCTTCCAGTGGTAAACCTCGACAAATAATCGCACGCTTTTTGAAATATCCTCAAAGAGAAGAAGTTATGTCCAATGCTAGAaagctaaaaggaaaaaactttgGAATTTCGCCGGACCTTCCAAGTGAAATtttggaaagaagaaagaagaagatgaagcaATTTAAACAAGCGAAAAAGGACGGTAAGACCGCTTTTTTCAGTAGAGCGGAGCCAGATAAACTGTTTATTGACGGTGTTGAAATGTAA